Within Spinacia oleracea cultivar Varoflay chromosome 4, BTI_SOV_V1, whole genome shotgun sequence, the genomic segment TGCATAAAAAAAGGATCActatacataaaaaagagggggACATGGTTTTGAGAATTGGGGATTTGGGTGTGAAATGTGTTGTGAAAATGAGTTTCAAATAAtaaagcctattagctcaattggtaaAGCAATGTGCTTTTGCACatgatgtaggttcgattcctacataggttgttTCAGTATAGGCTATGGAACAACATATCTCGACTTTCTTTGTAAATTAGTTCCCCTGGTCTACTTGTTAGATACCACTATTTACAGTAGATAATACTTTGTACTCGTATGTTGTTTAACTAGAATGTGTTCAGACTCTTCTGTGCGGCGTTTATTAGAACGGTGTAAGGTTGGAAGCTATTGAAGTCAAATCCCGAAGCCATAATGAACAAGCCACACAAAAGGAAAAGGGCTTACCTATATACCTAGTTCCACTTTACATTCAATATCGGATAAAACGCATGccaaaatttatcaaaattatCAACTTGCAGTGGAATGATTAACATCTGCAACTCTGCAAGTACAATTTACAAGTCAAATTGCAGTTGGTTTCACTGCAAATCATCCATTGGCGTTTGAGGCTTCAGCCTATGACATAATTGGTTTGGGAGGCTTGTCTTGCAATTACAGAGGCTCATActtaaaattaaaacaatataTTAGCTTGATAGTCCCAAAACAATCTAGGAGTAGGGAACAACTACCAATTAGTAAGTTTTTTGTATTAAATAAGAACATCAACAACAGACTCTGTGTTTTGATCTTATAATAGTTAGTGCAGTGGTGAGATCAGCAGGGCTACAGGGGCAATAGAACTAAGTTGTTTAACAACTCAATATACCTGTCAGAACTCAAAAAGCTTATTATAATTGTAGATTGTTAGATAGAGGGAGATGATACAGTTACCCTGGGGTAACCTGACTGGACTTACCCTGCAATCAGGTAAGGACATGTCAGCTTGAAATATTAGGTTTTAGGGGGGAAACTTCTGTTTTAAGGGGGAAAATTTTTAAGGCTTTCCGCCATTCTTGCACTCAGCAGCGCGCAAGTTACCGCCCAATTCTCTCCCAAAAAAAATCCCGCCCAAATTTTGTAACCtattccttaaaaaaaaaaaaaaaaataagaattcAACCTGACATTTCTGGAAAGAGGTAAATTTTGTTGAAACTCCATTTGATTTCTAATACCTTATCAGTTTTCACTGTGatatatttctttaaaatagaACAATTAAAATCGATTCTTTGGTAtgtctttttgtgttttttcttGTAGTTTATGAAATACTTTATTATCGATTATGTTTATTTATAGTTTATCAGATTGTCTGTATATCCTATAAATCTGGTTTAATGCGTTTGATTTGGAATGGCGGAGAAAACAATGTGACTGTTAATATGTGCaacaattaattattttattaaattttgtaTGTAATACAAGTGTACTTTATTTAATGTGTATGTAGGTTTAATAATCATTAAATTTGCAATacttttttataaattaaatggCCGATGATTTAATTTAATATGTATGAATATTAAATAATCTTGAACTAGTGTTAATTATTTATGTATTTTACAGTGAAATGGTTAGTATAGACCTAAATGGTGAACCAGAGGCCGACGATGGTACTGTTGTCAATTTTACTACGCCGAACCCCCCTAAAGAAGGAATGCGTTTTGACTCCGGTTTTGAATTTAGTGAATTTTGTCACCGCTATGCTTACAACGAAGGTTTTGAGATGTTTGTGAGTAGTGATGAGATAAAGAAAGAGTATAAGGATAAGGGTGTAAGTAAGAAAGGTATAGGAGAACTTGAGGCTAAGGCGCATATGATGCAACGAATAAGATTAAAATGCAAGAAGGGAGGTGTTAAAAAAAGCGAGGGGTCTAATGTTACAGGTTGCAAAGTCTTTGTTTATGGTTCATGTAAAAATGGAGAGTTTATAGTTGTTAATTGTCATTTGGTGCATAATCACCCTCTAAGCCCCGAATGTAGTCGAATGATGGTTAATTACCGTAGCATTGATGGAGCTACCTTCGATAGGATAATGATAAATGAAAGGGGGGGTGTGAGCGTTAGTAGAAACTTTGGCACTCAACTGATTGAAAAAGGTGGTTTTGATAATATTACGTTCAACAAAAGGGATGTTAGAAATGCCATAGCTGTTGAACGTCGTAAAACAATGTTTGAGGAAGGAGATGCTGCCAGTCTTGAAAAGTATTTCAAATCACAACGAGAATTGAATAGCGATTTTTATAGTTCTATGCAACGAGATGAAGACGGTATTTTAAAGAACGCATTCTGGTCTGATGCGCGTAGcagaggaacttgcaaatacTTCGGGGATGTGATTAGTTTCGACACCACCTTCTCTAGCAATAGGTACGTAAATGTATATCGTACTTTTATTAATTAagtcaattattattattttttgaaatatatTAGGATGTCATAATGGTTATTGTGTTGGTTTAGTTGTTGTTACTTATTAGGGTTATATATGTATGTGTTTagtgtattttattttaatatatttatGCATGTTGGTTTGCATGCTGATCATCACTAACGTTAATTAAAAATTTGTTCATTTGTATTAGCATGTCGTAGATAATTGGTTACGTGGTAGTACACAATTCATGATGATTATATGtaatattattaaataatttcaatcaaGCAGGTATCGTATGCCGTTTGCCCCTTTTGTTGGCGTCAACCACCACGGGACATCAATTGTATTCGCCGCCGCTTTAATATCACATGAAGATACTGAAACTTTTGTTTGGGTTTTTGAGGAATGGTTGAAGTGCATGGGAAAGCCTCCGAAGGGCATTTTAACCGACCAAGACAAGGCAATAGGTAAGGCAATTAGCCTAGTTTTCCCAGGTGTTCCACACCGTCTTTGTTTGTGGCACATGCTACAGAATGCCTCTCGGAACCTTGGCAAACTTGCTGAATGGAAAAGCATTGATACACTTATTAGAACGGCCGTTCATGATATGCTCGATCCTGAGGAGTTTGATGAGGCTTGGTGTCTTGTGATGGACACATATAATCAACGTAAGGGCTGGATGCTGGATGCTTACGATAACCGTCAACAATGGGCTCCAGCCTACAATAGAGGTAGATTTTGGGCCGGAATGTCATCAACACAGCGAAGTGAAGGTATGAATCGTTACTTCAAAACTCAAGTAGACCTAGAATGTGGATTGCTGCAGTTCATTAAAAACTATGAGTTTTGTATGAATATAAAGGCAGAGGAAGAAAAGGAGGATAATTTTGATTGTGTAGATAAGCCTCCTCAAATTGATGTTGACAAGAGTGTGTTAGCTGAGTACGTTTTCCATAAGGTTTACACCAACGAAATGTTTGCTGATATCGTGCGTGAGCGTAAAGGTTTAACCCacacaaatgttaccaaaattgATGCAATAGGATCACTTATGTTGTATAGAGCTGATGAGAAACTGACCTCCCCTCATTGGAGGAAACGGTTCAAAAGCTACACCGTTAAAGTAGATAAGGTTATAGGAGAGGTAAGTTGTTCATGTCAGTTGTTTGAATTTAGAGGTATTCTATGTAGGCATATACTCAAAGCCATGGATGTGGAGGATTTTCAATTTATACCTGAGAAATATATACTAGATAGATGGAGGAAGCAAGTTAGGTCTTATGAGAGCTTGAGGGTTTCATACTATGATCCGGAGGAATCAAGACGGCTAGCAAAAGCTAAAGAGCTATCTTTAAGGCACAATTATTTGAAAGAATTGGCCATGCATAATGACGTTGCATACAAGCTGTATACGGAAGCTACTAATATTGTTAGGCTAAAAATGGAGGGTGCGGTGGGGATACGTAAAACGGGTGACCAAGGAGATACGTCTATTGTGTGGTGGGATCCTGAAGCACGTAATGTGTTTGGTCGTCGTAGGTTAAGGCCAAGAGAGTGTAATGAGCGTGCTTTAAAAAGGACAGTTCAACCCGTTCAAGATGATGTGATTAAAACCCCTGTTGATAAGAGGCATGTTGGTAGGGCAAAGAAAGGACCTTGTTCAATTTACGACAAATCTAAGAAGAAACAAACATGTACGCACGCCGAGATTGCAGCCAATGAGGTACTTTTAAGttgttttataattattttattaggtTATTATTTGAACTATTAAAATTTAATAAGGTTTACTCTCATTGTAGGAACTTATCGGCTCCATGTATGGGCATATTCCTAGCTACCGGGCTAGGCAAGAACATGCAAACAACGTCAACGATGAACGCGTACATCCTTACTACAATGGACCTGTGTTTGACGACATTCCCGAAAGTTCGCAAATAAATTTATGTGAAGATATATCTCAGACTTTCGATTACAATACATATGAATGGCGTACACGACTCGGCGGTCGACTTACAATGTAGTTGTTCTTATGTTGTATTTGCTTTAGATTTTGTGGGATGTGGGAATATATTCATTGATGTTTGCTTTGCATTAAACTCGGGCAGTCTACTTTTACATATTCAAGTTAATCCAAAATGTTGCATGCATGGATGTAATTTAAGGAAATCAAACTTTTTGTCATTAGCGTGTAAGACTTGTATTAACAAAATATTTCCAGAAGTGGTATATTGTGTTGAAAAATCCAGTGTTGTTTATCTAATTTTCTGTCCAAAATTAATGTTGGTCCATttcaaaaaccaaaaaaaaacggGGGGAATGGGAGCTGTTGAATAATATGTTCATATTGCGCGTATCAAGTGTCGAACCTCAGACCAAAGGGGTAGCGTTGCTCTATAATAATGCAGTAACCATTGTGACGTGAGGCCGAAGCCATTGCTCTTACTGGTGGTTTAATGTACATATATTGTGGTCTGCTTAATATTCTCACCTGTTTATACAACGTTAATTAATGAAATTCCCCTTTGAATACaaacaataatatatatatgttttatataattaaatGTAACAAAATTAATGCAGTTAGAATATTAATTCATTTATTTCGTTCACACGTTAGTTGAACTAAAGTATGTAACACATTGGTTCATACTAAATAATTATAGATAATTTTGAAATTCATGGTCATGGTGTTGTGCACCTATGTTGAATTGGGGACATGATTTCTACAAGTAATTAATTATCTCGTGGACTCTACATTTTATTCTGTTTACACCTTATTTGTATATATAGGTTTTTATAAACATAATATTACTCAAGTAAATCAAATTAAAGCAGAGAAATGTCAAAAGCAGtttcaaatgaaaaaacaatTGTACAGAAAATTGCAACTAGGTGCAACGCCATTGACAGAATTATGCAAGGCGGTGTAAGTGTTGGAGAAGTGACTGAGTTGTGTGGGGAGAATGCAACCGGTAAAACTCAACTTTGCCTGCAAACCAGTATTGCATGTCAATTACCTCCGTCTTTGGGTGGAATGTTTGGAGCTTCCATTTATATCCACTCAATTGGTCCATTTCCTATTCGTCGTTTAACAGGTATAATGCCCCACATTTTACAATCTCCCATAAATCAAATTGATAACCCTTGTGATCATATAACAACCAAGCAAGTGGAATCCCCGCATGAATTACCTGATGTTCTTGATTGGGTTGTAAAACTGATTAAGTATTCACATAACACATGCAGGCATATccgtttagttgttatagactCAATCGCTAGTATTTGTGCTAGCCATTTTGAGAACACGGTTGAGGGGTTAGACTCACGAACACAATTATTACGTGCCATTGGATACGGCTTACATTCCATCGCCTCTACATACAATGTTGCTGTTATCGTTGTTAATAATGTTGTTGATGTGTTTCCAAGCGACCGTGATTCGTCTACAAACTTTATGATGTCATCTGGTCGGAAGGTTCGGCCCGCTTTGGGGAAAGGATGGACTCGAAATATTGCAACAAGGTTGTTTTTATCCAAAGCACTTAATCCCGTCACTCAAACGTCTGATAGATTGTGTAGTGTTTTGTTATCTCCTACGCTCGAGTTAGATGCTTGTAGGTTTAAAATAACAGAGAAGGGAGTCCGAGATGAGTAAATTATGTAATTTTAAAGTGTATCCATGAATATTCCTGCTGCGTTAGTCAAAAAATGTTCGAAATGTATTCATTGTAGGAGTGCTGACGTTGTTATAAATAAATACATACGTTGAAAATGATCGGTCGTTAATAAAAATA encodes:
- the LOC110774792 gene encoding protein FAR1-RELATED SEQUENCE 5, with product MSRRFCLMQLYLTLREMVSIDLNGEPEADDGTVVNFTTPNPPKEGMRFDSGFEFSEFCHRYAYNEGFEMFVSSDEIKKEYKDKGVSKKGIGELEAKAHMMQRIRLKCKKGGVKKSEGSNVTGCKVFVYGSCKNGEFIVVNCHLVHNHPLSPECSRMMVNYRSIDGATFDRIMINERGGVSVSRNFGTQLIEKGGFDNITFNKRDVRNAIAVERRKTMFEEGDAASLEKYFKSQRELNSDFYSSMQRDEDGILKNAFWSDARSRGTCKYFGDVISFDTTFSSNRYRMPFAPFVGVNHHGTSIVFAAALISHEDTETFVWVFEEWLKCMGKPPKGILTDQDKAIGKAISLVFPGVPHRLCLWHMLQNASRNLGKLAEWKSIDTLIRTAVHDMLDPEEFDEAWCLVMDTYNQRKGWMLDAYDNRQQWAPAYNRGRFWAGMSSTQRSEGMNRYFKTQVDLECGLLQFIKNYEFCMNIKAEEEKEDNFDCVDKPPQIDVDKSVLAEYVFHKVYTNEMFADIVRERKGLTHTNVTKIDAIGSLMLYRADEKLTSPHWRKRFKSYTVKVDKVIGEVSCSCQLFEFRGILCRHILKAMDVEDFQFIPEKYILDRWRKQVRSYESLRVSYYDPEESRRLAKAKELSLRHNYLKELAMHNDVAYKLYTEATNIVRLKMEGAVGIRKTGDQGDTSIVWWDPEARNVFGRRRLRPRECNERALKRTVQPVQDDVIKTPVDKRHVGRAKKGPCSIYDKSKKKQTCTHAEIAANEELIGSMYGHIPSYRARQEHANNVNDERVHPYYNGPVFDDIPESSQINLCEDISQTFDYNTYEWRTRLGGRLTM
- the LOC130471501 gene encoding DNA repair protein XRCC3 homolog, which encodes MSKAVSNEKTIVQKIATRCNAIDRIMQGGVSVGEVTELCGENATGKTQLCLQTSIACQLPPSLGGMFGASIYIHSIGPFPIRRLTGIMPHILQSPINQIDNPCDHITTKQVESPHELPDVLDWVVKLIKYSHNTCRHIRLVVIDSIASICASHFENTVEGLDSRTQLLRAIGYGLHSIASTYNVAVIVVNNVVDVFPSDRDSSTNFMMSSGRKVRPALGKGWTRNIATRLFLSKALNPVTQTSDRLCSVLLSPTLELDACRFKITEKGVRDE